GCTGGAGAACAGTTGGAGGGGGAGTCTGAGGCACAGGAACAGTGGCTGGGGGTGCATCCATCACTAATGAGAAaagcgcagagagagagagagagagagagattgaacaAATTATTAAAGCAATGGTCTAAATAAATATCCAATCCTTGACCTGTTAATTTATATGCTGCTGGTGATATGGGAAACAGGACGCAGATGTTACACTActtataaaataataagaacAAACTTACTTGTTTCTTACTCAAAACCAGAGCTAATTTTAACTCCTGATTTTCAGCCAGTTTTCTCTTCCAATCAAATAGATTTGTTACaagagaaaaatgttttttaaagcaACAGGCAATTGCTCCCCCTGCTCCAAATCACACAGTGCTACACAGCTGGGAGTGTGACAGCAGCACAGGTTTCATTCAAAATCTGAGCTCCACCCcttctttttaaactgctgcCAACACAATGGCATTGGAGCCCAACACACTAGGAGGAGAAAACTAACTACTCTACAAACCCAGAGACTGCAATGCCCCATTTACCTGCTTTTGCTGTGCTGCTCTGATGCAGAGTGGTTGCTTGTGTTACATGAAGGTGAGGAatatgatgttgatgatgatgatgatatatttCCCTTTCCATCCCATCCAGATGATGTTCTGagcgatctgattggctgtggtGATGTCTCTGATTAGGTGTCTCTGATTGGCTTCGGTGAAAGCTGGGTgttgctgattggccagaatgATGATCAGGCAGCTCTGTTTGTCCACTAGATTGACCAATAACCTCCACATGACTGTAGCTGAGAATGGGAGCTTCCAGTTGGCTGCTGTGGTGAAGAGTAacttctgattggctggaatCGTGAATGGGCTTGTGACGTGGTTGAGGTGATGTTGCCTTGTCATGaagctgatgatgatgatgatgatgatgacggtGATGTTCCGTTGGTTGATGCTGAACTTTTACTTGATCATCACCACTGCCCAGATGTATGCGGTGTTCTGGAAGCTCCTCAGGCAATGTGTGGTGGTCTTTTACACCATCCTGCTGAGTGTGGGGGTCTTTGACCTCCTCTTGGAGTGTAAAGTGTTGAGTTGTATCACTCAACAGGTGAGAGACTCCCAGTGTAGTTTTCCTCGTGATAACGTCCTCCACACTCACATACGACGGCCCAGccggagtgtgtgtgagcgtgtgttgcACTGGGCTGGGTCTGTaaccctgtgtatgtgtgagtgtgcgtgcgGGTGCTccctgtttatgtgagagtgtgtatttgGATTGCCACTGTGCTTCCTGAGTCTCTGGCTCATCCAGGTGGAACCTCTGGTTCTGCTTGAGGTCATCATGGCGATGTAGCTCCTCTTTCGATTGGGTCTTTGGTGGCACGGATTTGGGGGGAAGTCTgggtggagggggagggggtgtgGCCTTGGCCTGGGGGACATGGGCCGAGGCATGTGATTGACAGCTGCAGCTGACATGATCTTCCACAGGAATGATCACCTTCTCATAGACAGGCTGTCTGTTGATAAACTGTATCTTAGTCATCTGGAAGTGATTGAGAAAACACAGTCAATatttaataaagtggccattgagtaaAAGAACAAGGTAGATGTTTCTAAAATGTAGCCTGTGTGTACCTGTAAGTGACGTGTTTTCACAGCGACGGGGACACACTGCAGCGTACGTGTGTTGCAGCAGCCAGAACAACGCTGCACCTCCACGCACAGTGGCCACAGCAGGAAGTTGGCATTGCGTCGGTCAAGCATAGCACGGGTCACCTCCATCACTTCTGTCCGAACTTTACACATCGCCTGCTGAGCTACCTGCACACCagctgaaaagagagagagagagggaggggcatgatgattggttggTGATGCTACATATTCATATACAGACAAATTCAGAAATAGGtggaggaacacacacacaccgtgtctgtgtttgttccaaaatctagtAGACtgcctttatatatatatatatatatatatatatatatatatatatatatatatatatatatatatatatatatatataatatcacattatataaaataggcaaacaaaaatgtcagaaacacagagaatCACATATTCTTTGTGTCTCTGTCCAGACATTTGTTTACTGTACAGTCTCACTGCTCTGAGTTAGAGCTGGAGGTCAGAGACAGACTGGACAGACACGCACTCCACTCTATCAGAGTATGTGTACACAAGAGGgcatggagtgtgtgtgagagggagtaaAGTGGATGTGCCGAGAGGTTcaaatgggtgtgtgtgggtatgttaAGGAGTTGAGGAGGTGTTGTAAGGACAAATGTCTAGACTGGATActgccacagagacacagaagcAGCAGACAAAACTTAACACACCAGACACACCAGCAGACAGtcctacacagagagagagagagagagaaaattggACAGAAGGATAGAATGGAGAGGGAGAATGAGAAAaggcgagagagaaagagactgaaAGAGCTAATAAGAAACAGataagggagagagaaaaagagagaagaccatgtgtgtttgtgtgtgcatgtgcactcACCAAGGCTTCGGGGAAGGCGTTTGTGTGTTCCATTAGAATGgacctcttcttcctcctcttctgtaaaacgataaaaatatataattagacACCTGTTACACAGAAAATATTACATTGTAATCAAATTTTGAACTCATGTTTGACAATCCTATTTGGCACTGAAGTGACTATTATACTCAGCTATGCGAAGGATTCTCCCAGCTCTAAATAGCCTTCATATTGACCAATAGCATGGCTGCTTCTACCCAACCACCTGAGTGAACAGTATACTCTTACAGGCTAAGGATTAACTTTCAAAGAGATCACTGCTTTTTACAGGATCTTAGAGTTTGCACAGAAATTTAGAAGAGAACTGAATCATGATTTGGATCAGAATCTTGTGGATCTTTTTATTTCAACTGAAACATCTGAATCATTTGCAATGAATCATCTGAATAAATTTCAAAAGCATAAGCAGTATTACTAGCATCATTTCATTCAAGAAGAATCATCTAGATCATATCAACTGAATCATCATTTGATCGCTAACTTTGGACTTATCATGTGGATTTAGAACTGAATCATCTGGATCTCTTTAATGGAATCATCTGGACAACATAATGTTAGTGGAGTTATCTGGACAATTTAATTTGAACTTAATTATCTGGATCACTTAATGTGAACTTGGTGTTTTGAATTGAGTGGCGCCCCaagcagggtgtgttcctacgtTACACCCAAAGATTATAGGTCAGCTCTGGACCTACTGCGACTTacatcaggatgaagcagttgtaaaaaaatgaatgaattatcacTATCAATTAATGTGAACCCAATTATCTGCTCCTTGAATAAAATAGTCTGGATCACTTAACATGAACTAATAATCTTTTGAATGGTTTCAGAACTGTAGTGATGTAGGAGTTTAACAGCGTGAACATGGGCCTGCTGGGTCTCAGGCTTTTTTTAGGCTCATTGTTCAACAGCACACAAAGGAAACTGTGTTGTTCTTACAATTGCTGCTATTTTGTCGGGGGCATAAGTCTCCAGACAGCCGGCGATACAAACAAAGACTGAGATATGACAATAAAATAAGTCTATAGGCATGTgcttatgtgtatgtgtgtgtgagagagagcccAGATGAGATATTTGACATCAGTCTAGACACTGAGGTCATGAGTCATCTGTGTTAATGTTCCAAAGGGGAGTGGCTGCATATATACAGTTCTGTCCAAAACACCTCATTTTATTTATCACATTTCCAGTTAAAGGGGCCATTTAGTTATTCATTTCTCACAGTAGGGAAGATGTAACAGAAGCCTAAATAATATAGTATAATTCTTTACCCTTACAAAGgcttc
This window of the Hoplias malabaricus isolate fHopMal1 chromosome Y, fHopMal1.hap1, whole genome shotgun sequence genome carries:
- the LOC136679118 gene encoding involucrin-like is translated as MSTRAACASSRWGLLLLLLLLATCLRFGGAEDEALPLSLVDLVMNSPISSMQDLQRLLDVDSVEEEEEEVHSNGTHKRLPRSLAGVQVAQQAMCKVRTEVMEVTRAMLDRRNANFLLWPLCVEVQRCSGCCNTRTLQCVPVAVKTRHLQMTKIQFINRQPVYEKVIIPVEDHVSCSCQSHASAHVPQAKATPPPPPPRLPPKSVPPKTQSKEELHRHDDLKQNQRFHLDEPETQEAQWQSKYTLSHKQGAPARTLTHTQGYRPSPVQHTLTHTPAGPSYVSVEDVITRKTTLGVSHLLSDTTQHFTLQEEVKDPHTQQDGVKDHHTLPEELPEHRIHLGSGDDQVKVQHQPTEHHRHHHHHHHQLHDKATSPQPRHKPIHDSSQSEVTLHHSSQLEAPILSYSHVEVIGQSSGQTELPDHHSGQSATPSFHRSQSETPNQRHHHSQSDRSEHHLDGMEREIYHHHHQHHIPHLHVTQATTLHQSSTAKAVMDAPPATVPVPQTPPPTVLQRRRRRKHRRRMSKSAMRAMIMVMS